From the Heptranchias perlo isolate sHepPer1 chromosome 26, sHepPer1.hap1, whole genome shotgun sequence genome, one window contains:
- the pef1 gene encoding peflin, with translation MASFPYGSHYHGSPGPAPGAPPSSYISRQHQAGGQYGPHSGGQYGGPPPGSPYGGPQPSAPYGTSAAGGQYGNQAPGAPYGAPPPGGHFGAPAQGGQYGPSAPGAPYGSASSAGHYGGAAPGGPYGGQPYGIPQQGPYGSGAPSAGGIPAGIDPEAYSWFQSVDADHSGYISLKELKQALVNSNWSTFNDDTCYMMLNMFDKSKIGKIDLYGFSALWRFLQQWRNMFQQFDRDRSGAINPQELQQALSQMGYNLSPQFVQFLTTRYAPKTAQPTIQLDSFIQICTQLQSTTEAFKEKDTNRSGSIRVSYEDFLILAVSRML, from the exons ATGGCCAGCTTCCCTTACGGTTCG CACTACCATGGATCACCAGGGCCTGCACCAGGGGCTCCACCGAGCAGCTACATCTCAAGGCAACATCAAGCTGGAGGTCAATACGGTCCCCATTCTGGGGGTCAGTATGGTGGGCCACCACCAGGTAGTCCGTATGGAGGCCCACAACCAAGTGCACCTTATGGAACatcagcagcaggtgggcaatatgGAAACCAAGCACCAGGAGCACCGTATGGAGCTCCACCACCAGGAGGGCATTTTGGAGCCCCTGCACAAGGAGGCCAGTATGGACCTTCAGCTCCAGGGGCCCCATATGGAAGTGCATCTTCAGCAGGACATTATGGAGGGGCTGCACCAGGTGGTCCATATGGTGGACAGCCATATGGAATTCCGCAGCAAGGGCCATATGGATCAGGTGCTCCTTCAGCTG gtggtaTTCCAGCAGGCATAGATCCCGAAGCCTATTCCTGGTTCCAGTCAGTGGATGCAGATCATAGTGGCTACATCTCGCTGAAGGAACTCAAGCAGGCACTTGTCAACAGCAACTGGTCAACGTTTAATGATGACACCTGCTACATGATGCTCA ATATGTTTGATAAAAGCAAAATTGGTAAGATCGATTTGTACGGATTTTCAGCACTGTGGAGATTTCTTCAGCAGTGGCGCAACATGTTCCAGCAGTTTGACCGGGATCGATCAGGAGCCATAAACCCCCAGGAGCTACAACAAG CTCTATCGCAGATGGGTTACAACTTAAGCCCACAGTTTGTCCAGTTCCTTACAACCCGATACGCACCAAAAACAGCCCAGCCAACCATTCAACTGGACAGTTTCATCCAGATTTGCACACAATTACAGAGCACAACTGAGGCCTTCAAAGAGAAAGACACCAACCGCTCTGGAAGTATCCGTGTCAGCTATGAAGACTTCCTCATTCTTGCTGTATCACGCATGCTATGA